A region of Crenobacter cavernae DNA encodes the following proteins:
- a CDS encoding methyl-accepting chemotaxis protein — protein MANMKVKHRLILGFGLVGALMVVAILVAIFQIRTLQNGLEGVAKVQIPRASEANKVIDGVNLTARAVRTILLTEDAALIAGQQKQIDDGESTINKAMAALKQVPADAKGQELQSAVVEADRAFHSQVATFRQLLQSNDRVGARDLLFSSMREVQKNYMLAINALIEHEEGLAKSNAAAAVDSAAAGIRLLIGLLAGAVVAATIAAWLIARSLLRELGGEPADAAKLMQELASGEVSTELKVRAGDTTSLFAHMDHAARRAVENIRIRNALDAAATNVMIADANAQIVYVNKAVQAMLAEAESDIRKDLPQFSVRDVLGSSIDVFHKNPSHQRRLLEGLRDTHRANIKVGGRSFTLTLIPIFGRSGKVLGTVVEWQDRTAEIEVEHEVETIVRAAANGDFGKRIGLEGKTGFFKLLGESVNRLLDVTSRGLDDVAQVLGSLAQGDLTRTISNDYDGLFGQLKQDSNATVERLRDIVRNIKESTDAINTAAREIASGNANLSSRTEQQAASLEETASSMEEITGTVKQNAENAKKANQLAIGASDIASRGGEVVGEVVSTMNEINASAKKIVDIISVIDGIAFQTNILALNAAVEAARAGEQGRGFAVVASEVRNLAQRSAAAAKEIKSLIGDSVDKVESGTRLVDDAGHTMEEIVGSIRRVTDIMSEISAASTEQSAGIEQVNLTVSQMDENTQKNAALVEQAAAAAESLEEQAHNLADAVAIFRLEEGGSVRRAAQPGAARLAPGQPGRHLPQSHALGHGPARQHAPKPAVLGKLNGHGQQEGEWEEF, from the coding sequence TCCGAGGCCAACAAGGTGATAGACGGCGTCAACCTGACCGCGCGCGCGGTCCGCACTATCCTGCTGACCGAAGATGCCGCTCTGATCGCCGGCCAGCAGAAGCAGATCGATGACGGCGAAAGTACGATAAACAAGGCGATGGCCGCCCTGAAGCAGGTGCCGGCCGACGCCAAGGGCCAAGAACTGCAGTCGGCCGTCGTGGAAGCCGACCGGGCCTTCCATTCGCAGGTGGCAACTTTCCGCCAGTTGCTTCAAAGCAACGACCGTGTCGGCGCGCGCGACCTGCTGTTCAGCTCCATGCGCGAAGTGCAGAAGAACTATATGTTGGCGATCAACGCGCTGATCGAACATGAGGAAGGCCTCGCCAAGAGCAACGCGGCGGCCGCGGTCGACAGCGCCGCGGCGGGCATCCGGCTGCTGATCGGCCTCCTCGCCGGGGCGGTGGTCGCCGCCACGATCGCCGCCTGGCTGATCGCCCGCAGCCTGTTGCGCGAGCTCGGCGGCGAGCCGGCCGACGCGGCCAAGCTGATGCAGGAGCTCGCATCCGGCGAGGTCTCGACCGAGCTGAAGGTGAGGGCCGGCGACACGACCAGCCTGTTCGCGCATATGGATCATGCCGCCCGGCGCGCGGTGGAAAACATCCGTATCCGCAACGCGCTGGACGCGGCCGCGACCAACGTAATGATCGCCGATGCGAACGCCCAGATCGTCTATGTGAACAAGGCGGTACAGGCGATGTTGGCCGAGGCCGAGTCCGACATCCGCAAGGATCTGCCGCAGTTTTCGGTGCGTGACGTGTTGGGCAGCAGCATCGACGTGTTCCACAAGAACCCGTCACACCAGCGACGGCTGCTCGAGGGGCTGCGCGATACTCACCGTGCCAACATCAAGGTCGGGGGCCGCTCCTTTACCCTGACGCTGATACCGATTTTCGGGCGCAGCGGCAAGGTCCTCGGCACCGTGGTCGAGTGGCAGGACCGCACCGCCGAAATCGAGGTCGAGCACGAGGTGGAAACCATTGTGCGCGCCGCAGCCAACGGCGACTTCGGCAAGCGTATCGGCCTGGAAGGCAAGACCGGCTTCTTCAAACTCCTCGGCGAGAGCGTGAACAGGTTGCTCGACGTGACGAGCCGCGGCCTCGACGACGTCGCGCAGGTGCTCGGCAGTCTCGCGCAGGGCGACCTGACGCGCACTATCTCCAACGACTACGACGGCCTGTTCGGCCAGCTCAAGCAGGACAGCAATGCCACCGTCGAACGGCTGCGCGACATCGTGCGCAACATCAAGGAGTCGACCGACGCGATCAACACCGCCGCGCGCGAGATCGCATCGGGCAACGCCAACTTGTCGAGCCGCACCGAGCAGCAGGCGGCCAGCCTCGAGGAAACCGCTTCGAGCATGGAAGAGATCACCGGCACGGTGAAACAGAACGCCGAGAACGCGAAGAAGGCCAACCAGCTGGCGATCGGCGCGTCGGACATCGCCAGCCGCGGCGGCGAGGTCGTCGGCGAGGTGGTGTCGACGATGAACGAGATCAACGCCAGCGCGAAGAAGATCGTCGACATCATCAGCGTGATCGACGGCATCGCGTTCCAGACCAACATCCTTGCGCTGAATGCTGCAGTGGAGGCGGCGCGTGCCGGCGAACAGGGACGCGGCTTCGCCGTGGTCGCCAGCGAAGTGCGTAACCTCGCGCAGCGCTCGGCGGCGGCGGCCAAGGAGATCAAGTCGCTGATCGGCGACTCGGTCGACAAGGTCGAGTCGGGCACGCGCCTGGTCGACGACGCCGGCCACACGATGGAAGAGATCGTCGGCTCGATCCGCCGCGTGACCGACATCATGAGCGAGATCTCGGCCGCGTCGACCGAGCAGAGCGCCGGCATCGAGCAGGTGAACCTCACCGTCAGCCAGATGGACGAGAACACGCAAAAGAACGCGGCACTGGTCGAACAGGCTGCCGCCGCCGCCGAATCGCTCGAGGAACAGGCGCACAACCTCGCCGACGCGGTGGCGATCTTCCGGCTGGAAGAGGGCGGCAGCGTGCGTCGCGCCGCGCAGCCGGGCGCGGCAAGGCTCGCACCAGGCCAGCCCGGCCGCCATCTGCCGCAATCCCATGCGCTCGGTCACGGTCCGGCACGCCAGCATGCGCCGAAGCCGGCGGTGCTCGGCAAGCTGAACGGCCACGGCCAGCAGGAAGGCGAATGGGAAGAGTTCTGA
- a CDS encoding CheR family methyltransferase: MSDADSVVLERDLKFTHADFRRVRELAYQHAGIVLNEAKNHMVYARLAKRLRTLGLSRFSDYLDDLAAAPQSAEWQVFVNALTTNLTAFFREPHHFDMLAEHAARHARLGQPYRVWSAASSSGEEAYSAAMVLTETLAEHRHEVWASDIDTQMLETAARGVYPLDRIDALPPTRRQRFFMKGVGRQQGLARIKRELAALVHFFQINLVAADWPAMGRYDAIFCRNVMIYFDKPTQAAILERLAAHLAPDGLLFLGHSENIQHLTQAFVPVGRTSYRLAGPTGN; encoded by the coding sequence GTGAGCGATGCCGACAGCGTGGTACTCGAGCGCGACCTGAAGTTCACGCACGCCGACTTTCGTCGCGTGCGTGAACTGGCCTACCAGCACGCCGGGATCGTGCTGAACGAAGCGAAGAACCATATGGTGTACGCCAGGCTCGCCAAACGCCTGCGTACGCTCGGGCTGTCCCGCTTCAGCGACTACCTCGACGATCTTGCCGCGGCGCCGCAAAGCGCCGAATGGCAGGTCTTCGTCAACGCGCTGACGACCAACCTGACCGCCTTCTTCCGCGAACCGCACCACTTCGACATGTTGGCTGAGCACGCCGCGCGCCACGCGCGGCTCGGCCAACCTTACCGCGTATGGAGTGCGGCGAGTTCGAGCGGCGAAGAGGCGTATTCGGCGGCGATGGTGCTCACTGAAACGTTGGCCGAGCACCGACACGAGGTGTGGGCGTCGGACATTGATACGCAGATGCTCGAGACCGCTGCGCGCGGCGTCTACCCGCTGGACAGGATCGACGCGCTGCCGCCGACACGCCGGCAGCGTTTCTTCATGAAGGGCGTCGGACGCCAGCAGGGCCTGGCGCGCATCAAGCGCGAACTCGCCGCGCTGGTGCACTTCTTCCAGATCAACCTCGTCGCCGCCGACTGGCCCGCGATGGGGCGCTACGACGCGATCTTCTGCCGCAACGTGATGATCTATTTCGACAAACCGACGCAGGCTGCCATCCTCGAGCGGCTGGCCGCGCACCTGGCACCGGACGGGCTGTTGTTCCTCGGGCATTCGGAAAACATCCAGCACCTGACGCAGGCGTTCGTGCCGGTGGGACGCACCAGCTACCGCCTCGCCGGGCCCACCGGAAACTGA
- a CDS encoding protein-glutamate methylesterase/protein-glutamine glutaminase, with the protein MANVIRVVVVDDSALIRSLLTVIIDADPGMKVVATAADPLIARERIRETSPDVITLDVEMPRMDGLEFLRRLMRLKPTPVLMISSLTQSGSDTTFKALEFGAVDFLAKPTVDIARAMNDYADEIRDKIRAVAAARLAEPRRFAPRTPPAVSVNSGALRQDRLICIGASTGGTEALKALLEALPAGMPPILVVQHMPEGFTHSFAQRLDGACTLAVKEAEDGEPLRGGTVYIAPGHSHLRVKKLASGLVTALERTEPVNRHRPAVDVLFRSAAELPPGRVLGVILTGMGRDGAQGMRCLKEAGAYNLAQDEASCVVYGMPKEAVAAGGVDEILPLERIAPRLVDCLRVSRGT; encoded by the coding sequence ATGGCCAATGTGATACGCGTGGTGGTAGTCGACGATTCGGCGCTGATCCGCAGCCTCTTGACCGTCATCATCGACGCCGACCCCGGCATGAAGGTCGTCGCGACCGCGGCCGACCCGCTGATCGCGCGCGAGCGCATCCGCGAAACGAGCCCGGACGTGATCACGCTCGACGTCGAGATGCCGCGCATGGACGGCCTCGAGTTCCTGCGCCGCCTGATGCGGCTCAAGCCGACACCGGTGTTGATGATCTCGTCGCTGACGCAGAGCGGTTCAGACACCACTTTCAAGGCGCTGGAGTTCGGCGCGGTCGACTTCCTCGCCAAGCCGACGGTCGACATCGCGCGTGCGATGAACGATTACGCCGACGAGATCCGCGACAAGATCCGTGCGGTGGCGGCGGCCCGCCTCGCCGAACCGCGCCGCTTCGCGCCGCGCACGCCGCCGGCCGTGTCCGTGAATAGCGGGGCCTTGCGCCAGGATCGCCTGATCTGCATCGGCGCGTCGACCGGCGGCACCGAGGCCTTGAAGGCGCTGCTCGAGGCCCTGCCGGCCGGTATGCCGCCGATCCTGGTCGTCCAGCACATGCCCGAAGGCTTTACCCACAGCTTCGCGCAGCGGCTCGACGGCGCCTGTACGCTTGCCGTCAAGGAGGCCGAGGACGGCGAGCCGCTGCGTGGCGGCACCGTCTACATCGCGCCGGGGCATTCGCACCTGCGCGTCAAAAAGCTCGCGTCGGGCCTCGTCACCGCGCTCGAGCGGACCGAGCCGGTCAACCGCCATCGGCCCGCGGTCGACGTGCTGTTCCGCTCGGCAGCCGAGCTGCCGCCGGGGCGCGTACTCGGCGTGATCCTGACCGGCATGGGACGCGACGGCGCGCAGGGCATGCGCTGCCTGAAGGAGGCCGGCGCATACAACCTTGCGCAGGACGAGGCAAGTTGCGTGGTGTACGGCATGCCGAAGGAAGCGGTCGCCGCCGGCGGTGTCGACGAGATCCTGCCGCTCGAGCGCATCGCGCCGCGCCTGGTCGATTGCCTGCGCGTTTCGCGCGGCACTTGA
- the cheD gene encoding chemoreceptor glutamine deamidase CheD, giving the protein MSALSAGHPYFERHFQRQAVKLLPGEYLATRPGVLLVTVLGSCVAACLRDPVSGVSGMNHFMLPDTSGREGNALMLARFGVHAMALLINDMLKLGAERQRIEAKVFGAGAVLEGMDKLNVGELNARFVCDYLAREQIPVVAEDLLGDSARKVYFFSSNGKVMVKRILPDKLPGVVAEEVRYHRTLGGGDAGGEVELFVV; this is encoded by the coding sequence ATGAGCGCGCTTTCGGCTGGCCACCCCTATTTCGAACGTCACTTCCAGCGCCAGGCGGTCAAGCTTCTGCCCGGGGAGTATCTGGCGACGCGTCCCGGCGTGCTGTTGGTGACGGTGCTCGGTTCCTGCGTCGCGGCGTGCCTGCGCGACCCGGTGTCCGGCGTGTCAGGCATGAACCACTTCATGCTGCCCGACACCTCGGGACGCGAAGGCAATGCACTGATGTTGGCGCGCTTCGGCGTGCACGCGATGGCGTTGCTGATCAACGACATGCTCAAGCTCGGCGCCGAGCGGCAGCGGATCGAGGCCAAGGTGTTCGGCGCCGGTGCGGTGCTCGAAGGGATGGACAAGTTGAACGTCGGCGAACTCAACGCCCGTTTCGTGTGCGACTATCTCGCGCGCGAGCAGATCCCCGTTGTCGCCGAGGATCTCTTGGGCGACAGCGCGCGCAAGGTCTACTTCTTCTCGAGCAACGGCAAGGTGATGGTCAAGCGCATCCTGCCGGACAAGCTGCCCGGCGTGGTGGCCGAAGAGGTGCGCTATCACCGTACGCTCGGCGGCGGAGACGCGGGAGGGGAAGTGGAGCTGTTCGTCGTCTAG
- the fdxA gene encoding ferredoxin FdxA: MAYVVTEACIKCKYTDCVEVCPVDCFYEGPNFLVIHPDECIDCTLCVAECPAEAIFAEEDVPADQQAFIALNADLAKIWPVIVTRKDPLPDHEDWISVKDKLQYLEKDA; the protein is encoded by the coding sequence ATGGCCTACGTTGTAACCGAAGCCTGCATCAAGTGCAAATACACCGATTGCGTCGAGGTCTGCCCGGTGGACTGCTTCTATGAGGGGCCGAACTTCCTGGTGATCCACCCGGACGAGTGCATCGACTGCACGCTGTGCGTCGCCGAATGCCCGGCCGAGGCGATTTTCGCCGAGGAAGACGTGCCGGCCGACCAACAGGCGTTCATCGCGCTGAACGCCGACCTCGCCAAGATCTGGCCGGTGATCGTGACGCGGAAAGACCCGCTGCCCGATCACGAAGACTGGATCTCGGTGAAAGACAAGCTGCAATACCTGGAAAAGGATGCTTGA